In Rhodopirellula islandica, the sequence TGTGATCTTGGACGGGCTGCCAAGCCCAATGCGTTTCCCGTCGGTCGTCCAAATCAAATGACTTGGCTTCGCCCTCGGCCCCTTCGGGCAGAGCTTCTTCCGGCCAGTAGGCCCCCTCCGAAACCCATCGTTCCAACGCGCCAATGTCCTCGTCAGACAGCTTGCCCGACGGTGGCATCTCATACGATTCAAAACGAACCGCTTCGATCAGCAAACTCGCATCCGCTTCACCTGCAACGATGGCCGGGCCCGAATCGCCACCGCTCAGCAAAAACGATCCATGATCAACACGCAAACTCCCTTGTCGCTCATCGAAATCCGCGCCGTGACACTCATAGCAATGCTCGCTCAGCAAAGGCCGAATGCGATTCTCAAAGAACTCCCGTTTCCCCGACTCGTCATCCGCCCAACAACTCCCCGCCACCAACACTCCCCACAAAAAAGGTGTCAGGTACCTTTTTGGCAACCTGGGGAACTTCGGTCTGCCGCAAAAAAGGTACCTGACACCTTTCTGTTGACTTGTCAGCCCTGAACTAAAACACCCTAAACTACCAAAAAGGTACCTGACACCTTTTATGCGGGGGCGGGTGGACCGGTTTGGAAATCGAGACGACATGGGCTGCGTGGGTCGGGTGGGCATCTGGCAGGAGTGATGCAGTTGTTTTGCCGACGCTTTGGTGGCTCGACATCTGTCACTTGGAACGTTCCATTTTAGCTGGTTCCGGTACAGGGATGTCAGTCAATAGACGCTGAATCACCGAATCCGTGTCCATCCCCTCGGCTTGAGCTTGGAAGTTGGTGGCGATGCGGTGCCGCAACACGGGCAGAGCAATCTTTTGAATGTCACCGGGCTCCACGCTGAAGCGTCCGTTCATTGCCGCGATGGCCTTGCCACCCGCAATCAGGTTCTGTCCCGCTCGCGGGCCCGCCCCCCAATCGACCAGTTCCCGTACATACTTGGGGGCCGATTCATCGGTCGGCCGAGTCGCTCGAACCAACTGAGCGGCGTAACGAATCACCAGCGGCCCCGCGGCGATGCTGCTGACCAATCTCTGGCAATTCAGGATCGCTCGCGCCGAAAGGATTTTGTTGACCGACACCGATTCGCCCCGCGTCGTCGCCGTCAGAATCTTCTCTTCCTCTTCCGCCGAGGGGTAATCGATTTTGATATTGAACATGAATCGGTCGAGCTGTGCCTCCGGCAACGGGTAAGTCCCTTCCTGCTCCACCGGGTTTTGCGTCGCGATCGTG encodes:
- a CDS encoding AAA family ATPase, with product MADPSVPTPPPMNPTAGNAASSASSGDASKPRNLADVLREFSEHQKKMRDELAKVIVGQTDTIEQLLAAIFTRGHCLLEGVPGLAKTLMVSTLANILDVSFKRVQFTPDLMPSDITGTQVMEEDESGRRSFRFVEGPIFANILLADEINRTPPKTQAALLEAMQERQVSVGRETHTLPDPFFTIATQNPVEQEGTYPLPEAQLDRFMFNIKIDYPSAEEEEKILTATTRGESVSVNKILSARAILNCQRLVSSIAAGPLVIRYAAQLVRATRPTDESAPKYVRELVDWGAGPRAGQNLIAGGKAIAAMNGRFSVEPGDIQKIALPVLRHRIATNFQAQAEGMDTDSVIQRLLTDIPVPEPAKMERSK